GGGCTCGGCGGATAATCTGCCCGTTGTTGCAGCGAAAAGCGATAGTGAAGATGAGCATGAATTTAAATCCAGCTCCTCTCAGGATCCAACTTTGATCTACCGTGCACTCGTCGAGATGCGAACCGACCTGTCAGATCTTAAAAAGATGCTGGCTAAATTTCTTTACTCCTCTTTCAGTCAAAAGGAGATAAAAGCATTGCCCGAAGCGATGCCGCGTGAATTTGACCCAAATGATATTTCAGTCTATACCAACGAGCACGGGGAAGAAAGTTTGGGAATACGTTCGATGAACCGTAATGAAAATGAAGAACCGGCTGAAGGCTCGGCAATTCAATCTTTTTTTGGTGAAGATGAAATTCCATCCATTGAAAAAGCAGAAAAGTTTTTGATTCAGCAAGCGTTAAAGAAATTCGAAGGTAACCGCAGAAAAGCTTCGGAAGCCCTCGGTGTTAGTGAACGCACCCTGTACAGAAAACTGGATCAGTATGAACTCCAATAAACGCTCGTTTCTCATAGTCGTTATTCTGCTCGCTCTGACCATTCCTGCCTGTGTTCAATACAGTTTTACAGGCACCAGTATACCGTCGGATGTCAGAAATATTTATATTCCATTCTTCCCGGATAATTCGCAAAGCGGCCTGGGAGATTTATCAGATCGGCTTAATAATGCGCTTATCAACCGATTTGTGAACCAGAGTCGCCTCTCGTTAAATAATGATCGGGAGGGAGCAGATTCATGGATGGAAGGCACTATTCAATCCTATAGAAACCGGCCATTCAGTGTGGGAGGTGACGAACAGGCAAACCTGAATGAAATTCAAATCGTGGTGCGGGCAACGTTTCAATTTGCCAGGGACGATCAGCCTGAATACAGTAAAAACTTCACCGGAAGTGCCACGTATGATGTTCTCCAAAACCCGGTGGACGGTGAGCTTGAAGCAGCCGAAGCGGCGCTGCAACAAATTGCAAACAATGCTTTTAATGATGCAGTGAGTAATTGGTAGTGACAATATCTAAACATTTTTGTACTATCCACTAATTACCTAAATTGAGCATAATGGTTGATCCCAGTTATCTAAGGATATCTTGCTCGATAAAAACGTGTAACTAAAATTTGGCTCTCTTTTGATGGATTTACCTACTGGCGAAGTACCCGAATCCTATAAAATCTATTTCGATCTCTTTGAGGAAGATCCCCAGGGAACGATAAAAAAACTGGAAAACCACGTTACCCGCCGTAACAGCGGGGCTGTAGGCTATTTTTTCCTGGCCGTACTATGCCGGAAAGCAGGGAATAATACCGCAGCTGTGAAGTTCGCACTATCTGCAAAAATCCTGGCCCCCGGCAGCAAATTTTTCAGTCAGCTCCCCTATTATATCCAGCATCCCGATCTTTTTAATGCCTGGGTTCCATCTACAAACCTGCCCTCGTTTCAGCCTGCGCCGCGAAAAACGCAAAGTTCTCACCCAATTGAAGATCTCGATCAGTTGATCACAAAACTATCCGGTGTGGAATCCAAACGAATCAGGTTATCTGAGGATGATGCTGAAAAACGCGATCTTAGCGAGAGTTCCGCAAATGTGGACGATATAGTAACTGAAACTCTTGCATTGATTCATGAAAAGCAGAAAAATTACACCGCAGCTATCAGTGTCTACCAACAGCTAAGGCTGGCCAATAGCTCTAAAAAGGAGGCGTATGATGAGGAAATTCTTCGCCTGCAGCAACTGGCCAATTCCAGTAAAAAAAATTAATGCCAGGCCAGTGCTGATTTAACGGGTTAAGGAAAGATCTTCATCCAAACATTCCCATCATTTCATCGATCACACCACAGTAGTGCCGTGTAACTGGTCAGCGATCTAAAGGCAGTCATCGGATGAGTCATTCAGAAATCCTGAATTGATTCAGCGTGACTCGACTTTTCAAAAAAACTCATCCGATGACACAACACTTTAATGTATTTGGATGTTCTTCTATCCTTTAACAAACGGATTGTTTTTCTTCTCTTGTCCAACCGTGGTAGAAGGTCCGTGCCCCGGGTACACTACTGTTTCATCAGGCAGAGTGTAAATTTTATCTCGGATTGATTTTGTAAGCAGATCCATATCTCCTTTGTAAAGATCCGCCCGCCCCACGCTTCCTTTGAATAGGGTGTCTCCCGCAATCAGTAGGTTTTCATCTTCAAAATAGATAGAAAGATGATCGGGAGCATGACCTGGCGTATATAGCAGATCCATAGTAAACGACCCCAGCGTAAATGCTTTTTGCTCTTCCAGTTTTTCCGGGGTGAATGACAGTTCATCCGCTTTAAGTCTGAACATTGCAGCCTGTTCTGAAATATGATTCCAGGGATGTAAATCTTTGTGGCTCAGGTATACATCCGTATCGAATGCAGAAAGCACAAATGGCAGTCCCAGGACATGATCAATATGCGCATGAGTGAGCAGAACACCAATCAACCGGCTGTTCTGGTTGCCAAGTTCAGCGCGAAATCTCGAGAATTCTTTCTTATTCGAAAAACCGGGGTCAATCAAAATGGATTCACCACCTTGAGTCAGCAGATAAGTGTTCTCCGCAAAAGGTCCCACTTCAAATGATTTGATATCCAGTGCCATACGAACGGTTTTAAATAAAAAAAGGATGTACTGACAATACAATACATCCTTTTAAAAATGGAAACAGAATTTACTTGCGCTTGTATCGCTTGTTGAAACGATCGATACGGTCGGCTTTTTTCTGGATCTTTTGATCCTTGTTGTAAAACGGATGATTTTTTGAATCAATCTCGCTCTTGAATATACCATCTTCTGTTTCGATGGTGCTTCTGGTTTTCATCTCAGAACCGTCACTCATTATAACGGTAATTTCCTTATAGTCAG
This portion of the Rhodohalobacter sp. SW132 genome encodes:
- the lptE gene encoding LPS assembly lipoprotein LptE — encoded protein: MNSNKRSFLIVVILLALTIPACVQYSFTGTSIPSDVRNIYIPFFPDNSQSGLGDLSDRLNNALINRFVNQSRLSLNNDREGADSWMEGTIQSYRNRPFSVGGDEQANLNEIQIVVRATFQFARDDQPEYSKNFTGSATYDVLQNPVDGELEAAEAALQQIANNAFNDAVSNW
- a CDS encoding MBL fold metallo-hydrolase, whose amino-acid sequence is MALDIKSFEVGPFAENTYLLTQGGESILIDPGFSNKKEFSRFRAELGNQNSRLIGVLLTHAHIDHVLGLPFVLSAFDTDVYLSHKDLHPWNHISEQAAMFRLKADELSFTPEKLEEQKAFTLGSFTMDLLYTPGHAPDHLSIYFEDENLLIAGDTLFKGSVGRADLYKGDMDLLTKSIRDKIYTLPDETVVYPGHGPSTTVGQEKKNNPFVKG
- the rpmE gene encoding 50S ribosomal protein L31, producing the protein MKKGIHPDYKEITVIMSDGSEMKTRSTIETEDGIFKSEIDSKNHPFYNKDQKIQKKADRIDRFNKRYKRK